The following nucleotide sequence is from Planctomycetota bacterium.
GGCTCAGGGCGAGCTGATCGAAGACCTCTCGACGCCCGACGACGAGCAGGCGCAAGCCGTCGCTGCGGTAATCCAGGAAATCCGCCCGGACGTGCTGCTCGTGAACGAGTTCGATTGGGACGCGGACGGTCGCGCGGCGGACCTGTTCCGCGAGAACTACCTGCAGGTGAGCCAGGGCGGCCGGGAGCCGATCGAGTACCCGTACGTCTATGTCGCCGAAAGCAACACCGGCATCCCCAGCGGCCACGACCTCAACAACGACGGCACCACCGGCGGCGAACTCGGCACCCGCGCCTACGGCAACGACGCCCTCGGCTACGGCACCTTCCCCGGCCAGTACAGCTTCATCCTCCTGAGCAAACACCGGCTCATGATCGGCGGCGAGCGAACCTTCGCAGAGGTTCGGTGGAAAGAAGTCGAGGTGGCGGGCGAACGCAAAGGCCGCTCAATCACGTTCGTCGGCCCGCCAGAGTCATTTTACGAATCCGCCGAACTCAAGGATTTTCGCTTAAGCAGTAAGAATCACGTCGATCTGCCCATTCTCATCAACAATCGGTGGGTCCGCACTTTGCTCAGCCACCCGACGCCGCCCGGTTTCGATGGTGACGAGGATCGGAATGGGCGACGGAACCACGATGAGATCGCGTTCTGGTCAGCCTATGTGCCGGCCAATGCTCGGGAGCTTCGTGAAAACGATGCATTGGGATTGCCAGCGATGCCGTTGGAGCGGTTCTACGACCATCCGATCGCTCCGTTCGAAATGGCAGATCAGCGGATGGCTCCGTTCATCGTTATGGGAGATCTGAATGCTGATCCGGTCGATGGTGGCTCGATCCCCGGGGCGATTGACCAACTGCTCGACCACCCGCGCGTGCAAGACCCACGGCCGCGCTCGGAGGGTGGGGCCGCGGCGGCGGTGCGGCAGGGCGGGGTCAATGCCGATCATCGCGGCGACCCGGCCCTCGATACGGGGGACTTCTCCGACAATCGCGTCGGCAACCTGCGGGTCGACTACGTGCTGCCGAGCGTTGATCTGGAGGTGGTCGACAGCGGCGTGTACTGGCCAGCCGACGGGCAAGGTTTGGAACTTGTTGAGAAAGCGAGCGACCATCGGCTCGTGTGGGTGGATGTGATCGTGAAGTAACCCCGTTTAGCGGGAGCACCAAAGGTGCCCCTGTCGACGCGGGCACCTTCGGTGCTGCCGCTAAACTGTGGGGATGGACCTCTTCGCCGATCAACGGGAAGCGAACATTCGGCGGGCGCAGCCCCTGGCCGTCCGCATGCGGCCGCGCTCGCTCGACGAAGTCGTTGGCCAACAACACTTCCTCGGCAAGGGCAAACTCCTACGCCGCATGATCGACGCGGACCGGCTCACGTCCGCCGTTTTCTACGGCCCGCCCGGCACCGGCAAGACCACGCTCGCCGCCGTCATTGCCAATCACACCAAGTCGCACTTCGCGATGCTCAACGCCGTCAACAGCGGCGTGAAGGAAGTCCGCGCCGTCCTCGACGCCGCCCGTGAACGCCTGGGCCACGGCGGCTCGCGCACGCTGCTCTTCCTCGACGAGCTCCACCGCTTCAACAAAGCCCAGCAGGACATCCTCCTTGGCGACGTCGAGACCGGCACCATTCTGCTCATCGGTGCGACGACGGAAAACCCGTTCTTCGCGATCAACTCCGCACTCGTCTCACGCAGCCAGATCTTCCAGTTCCAACCGCTCAGCGAAGACGAAGTCAAAGCGTTGCTTCGCACCGCGATGACCGACGACGAGCGTGGCTTCGGCAAGCTCGACCTCACCGTCGACGACGACGCGCTCGGCCTGTTCGCCACGCTTAGCGATGGCGACGCGCGTCGCGCCCTCAGCGGCCTCGAAGTCGCGGTGCTCAGCCAGCTCGCCGAGACCGAACACGACGACCTCGACGCGGCCATGGGCCAAGAGGAGCAAGCCGATGCCGTCCACGTCACGCTCGACATCGCCGAGCAATCGACCCAGCGCAAGGCCATCGTCTACGACCGTCTCGGCGACGCCCACTACGACGCGGCCAGTGCGTTCATCAAGAGCATGCGCGGCGGCGATCCCGACAGCGCGCTCTACTGGCTCGCGACCATGCTCGAAGCCGGCGAGGACCCACGGTTCATCGCGCGCCGCATCGCGATCTTTGCCTCCGAGGACATCGGCATGGCCGACCCGATGGCGATCAGCGTCGCGGCGTCGGCGTTTGAGATTGTCACACGCATCGGCATGCCCGAGGGCAAACTGACGCTCGCCCATGCCGTGGTCCACATGGCCACCGCGCCCAAGAGTCGCAGCGCGACGAACGCGATCAGTCTTGCGGCCAAGGACGTTGCCGAGGCCCGGACCGTGCCGGTTCCTCGGCACCTGCGTGATTCGCATTACAGTGGCGCCGAATTACTCGGCCACGGTCGGGCTGCGGCGAAACCGGATGCTGATGCGTCT
It contains:
- a CDS encoding endonuclease/exonuclease/phosphatase family protein, which codes for MRYLALLVLIAVGCSAKPVRFAQYNASLYRSAQGELIEDLSTPDDEQAQAVAAVIQEIRPDVLLVNEFDWDADGRAADLFRENYLQVSQGGREPIEYPYVYVAESNTGIPSGHDLNNDGTTGGELGTRAYGNDALGYGTFPGQYSFILLSKHRLMIGGERTFAEVRWKEVEVAGERKGRSITFVGPPESFYESAELKDFRLSSKNHVDLPILINNRWVRTLLSHPTPPGFDGDEDRNGRRNHDEIAFWSAYVPANARELRENDALGLPAMPLERFYDHPIAPFEMADQRMAPFIVMGDLNADPVDGGSIPGAIDQLLDHPRVQDPRPRSEGGAAAAVRQGGVNADHRGDPALDTGDFSDNRVGNLRVDYVLPSVDLEVVDSGVYWPADGQGLELVEKASDHRLVWVDVIVK
- a CDS encoding replication-associated recombination protein A, translated to MDLFADQREANIRRAQPLAVRMRPRSLDEVVGQQHFLGKGKLLRRMIDADRLTSAVFYGPPGTGKTTLAAVIANHTKSHFAMLNAVNSGVKEVRAVLDAARERLGHGGSRTLLFLDELHRFNKAQQDILLGDVETGTILLIGATTENPFFAINSALVSRSQIFQFQPLSEDEVKALLRTAMTDDERGFGKLDLTVDDDALGLFATLSDGDARRALSGLEVAVLSQLAETEHDDLDAAMGQEEQADAVHVTLDIAEQSTQRKAIVYDRLGDAHYDAASAFIKSMRGGDPDSALYWLATMLEAGEDPRFIARRIAIFASEDIGMADPMAISVAASAFEIVTRIGMPEGKLTLAHAVVHMATAPKSRSATNAISLAAKDVAEARTVPVPRHLRDSHYSGAELLGHGRAAAKPDADASDYFGVDAAYYEPTDRGFEATIRARFESDPNRSNG